AAAAAATCTTCGAACCCTTTTACCGGGGCAAGGCCGCAGAAAGCCAGCCGGGTACAGGTATCGGGCTGGCCATCGCCAGATCGCTCACGATCCTGCACAAAGGAAAGCTGGTGCTTATCAGATCAGACAACAACCTGAATACTTTCGTTCTTACTTTACCGGTACACCAGGAAATAGAATTTAATTTAAGTAAATGGAAAAAAATACAGCCATCGTGAAACCACTGATCCTGCTGGTAGATGACAACGAAGATATCCTGTCATTCATTGCAGATGACCTGGAAGATAAATACAAAGTGATGACGGCATGCAATGGCGCCACTGCGCTGGAGGCCTTGCGTGAAGCGCCGGTACAGTTGGTAGTCAGCGATGTGATGATGCCCGTTATGGATGGTTTTGAACTATGCCGCATCATTAAATCAGAACCGGCCTACAGCCATATTCCCGTAGTATTACTGACCGCGCGCAACACACTACAATCCAAAATAGAAGGGCTGGAACTGGGCGCTGATGCCTATATCGAAAAACCATTTTCACCGGAACACTTACAGGTACAAATCGCCAATCTTCTCTCCAACCGTAATAAAATAAAAGAATTTTTCGCCAGCTCACCCCTGGTACACCTCCGCAGCATGGCCGGCTCCCGCGCAGATGAACAGTTCCTCGAAAAGTTGAATGAGGTAATCACCCAACACCTCACAGACATCAATCTCGACGTGGAACAACTCGCGGACAAAATGAATATGAGCCGTCCTACTTTTTACCGGAAAATAAAAGTCATCTCCGATCTTACTCCGCATGAACTTATTAACATTGCCCGCTTAAAAAAAGCCGCTACTCTTTTGGCAACAGGCCACTACAAGATCAATGAAGTAGCAGAGATGACAGGCTTTGCCTCTCCATCCAATTTCGGCAGGAATTTTCAGAAACAGTTTGGCATGCTGCCATCGGAATATGTAACGCGGAATCATCCCGATTGATCCTCTTTTATGCTTTTTTAACCGATCATCATTTTCTCTATTTCTTCCAGCGATTTTCCTTTGGTTTCAGGAATCCTGACGATAATAAAAAGAAAGTAAGCAAAACAAATTACCGCGTGGATCACGAAAGTGAGTGGCAGTCCCAGGTATCCTTTCATAACAGGAAAAGAAGCCGTTGTGAAAAAATTGGCGATCCATAAAGCAAGGGTGGCAAGTGCCATGGCATTGCCCCTGATCCGGTTGGGGAATATCTCCGACAGGGCAACCCAGGTAACAGGACCCAGTGTAGCCGCATATATAGCGATAAAGGAAAGCAGGAAGATCAGCACATAAATACCCGGTAGCTGCCAGTAAAAAGCGGAAGCCAATGCAAGGGCATCTATACAAAGTAAAAGGGTGCCCCACATCAGCAACTTTTTCCGGCCCGCTTTATCAATGGTGGTGATAGCAATGAAAGTGAATATAAAATTGATCAGCCCTATAATAATCGCTTGTAAGAAAGCACTATCCTGCGACATCCCGGCTTGTTTAAATAATTCGGGCGCATAGGAGAATAAGGAATTTTGTCCTACTGCCTGTGAAAAAACAGCAATAACAATCCCGGTAAACACAATTGGCCAGATACCTTTGCGGAATAATTCAGCTACACTTCCTTTAGCCTGGTGCTGATAGCTTTCAACGATTTGCCCGGATTCAAAGCCGGCATATGCTGTTCCACCGATCCGCTCCAGTATAGTGAAAGCTTCCTTGGAACGTTGCTTCCCGATCAGCCACCTGGGACTTTCCACTACAAAAAATAAACCGGCGAAAAAGAACAGGGC
The Chitinophaga sp. MM2321 DNA segment above includes these coding regions:
- a CDS encoding response regulator, whose product is MEKNTAIVKPLILLVDDNEDILSFIADDLEDKYKVMTACNGATALEALREAPVQLVVSDVMMPVMDGFELCRIIKSEPAYSHIPVVLLTARNTLQSKIEGLELGADAYIEKPFSPEHLQVQIANLLSNRNKIKEFFASSPLVHLRSMAGSRADEQFLEKLNEVITQHLTDINLDVEQLADKMNMSRPTFYRKIKVISDLTPHELINIARLKKAATLLATGHYKINEVAEMTGFASPSNFGRNFQKQFGMLPSEYVTRNHPD
- a CDS encoding sugar porter family MFS transporter, yielding MAFIPEVKSGVPVISYNYNRRYIYIISAVAALGGVLFGFDLVIISGTIPFFKNYFNLNELSTGWAVGCINLGAAIGALMAGKLSDKLGRRKALMFSAVLFAVTGLGTGWATDFNSFILFRMLSGVAVGAAALVCPMYVAEISPASMRGRMVSFYQLSIVCGIMLAYLSNYLLLNTGVHNWRWMFSSQSLPALFFFAGLFFVVESPRWLIGKQRSKEAFTILERIGGTAYAGFESGQIVESYQHQAKGSVAELFRKGIWPIVFTGIVIAVFSQAVGQNSLFSYAPELFKQAGMSQDSAFLQAIIIGLINFIFTFIAITTIDKAGRKKLLMWGTLLLCIDALALASAFYWQLPGIYVLIFLLSFIAIYAATLGPVTWVALSEIFPNRIRGNAMALATLALWIANFFTTASFPVMKGYLGLPLTFVIHAVICFAYFLFIIVRIPETKGKSLEEIEKMMIG